The Silene latifolia isolate original U9 population chromosome Y, ASM4854445v1, whole genome shotgun sequence sequence TTGTTATCGATTTACTATGTTATTTCTTGTAACATGGAGGATGGGGTGCATATTGTTTAATGTTTAGTATTTGGGGGAATGATTCCTGAGTTGAAAACGCGATTTTGGAATGAGGATGTTTCATAGTTTGATATTGGTATGACTTGTGTATTTTGTTGCCTTAGATGTGAGGGATCTTATTTTCTCATGATTTGGGATCGGATGTTTAGCGTACGTAGAGTCTTAGAAATGTTGTTGTATAACACTTTGATCTTACTGAAGCTAGTAAAGTTTGCTGTTTTTTTGTAGCTTTTAAATCTGATGTTATTAATGAACCGCGGTTCCATTGTTGTATTTTCGAGTTCTAATTTTTAATTTCATTATTTGTTTGGCAGTTGAGAGCTAGTGGCCATTTATATCTGCAGCACTGTGTAGAAACAGCTATGCTTCTGGCTTCAATTGGAGCAAACTCGACAGTCGTAGCAGCTGGGTTGTTGCATGattccattgatgattcttttctcaCTTATGACTACATTTTGGCCATGTTTGGACAGGCAGTGGCTGATTTAGTTCAAGGGGTACGGCCATGTCAAAGCACTTTTAATTCACTTTTCGATTCATATTGAAAAATTGATATTTTGATTGAGTTTAGCAGCAATTATAAATATAATTTGCTTTCTGATTGTGATTAGTTCAATCATTTTTACAGGTGTCAAAACTAAGCAACGTAAGCAAGCTTGCACGTGATAATGGCACAGCGTATAAAATAATCGAAGCAGATCGCATGCATACCATGTTTCTTGCCATGGCCGACGCTAGGGCAGTTCTAATAAAATTGGCAGATAGATTGCACAATATGATGACGTTGGAAGCATTGCCTGTGCACAAGCAGTACAGGTTTGCGAAAGAGACATTGGAGATATTTGCTCCGTTGGCTAACAGACTTGGTATATCTACGTGGAAAGAGCAGCTAGAAAACCTTTGTTTCAAGCATCTGTTCCCAAATAAGCATAATGAAATGTCCTCGAAGCTTGACAAATCTTTTGATCAAGCAGTGATTGAGTCAGCTACTGAGAAACTTGACCAAGCTCTCAAAAAGGAAGATATATTTTGTCAGGAGTTATCTGGCCGTCACAAAAGCCTATACAGTATTTATCGCAAAATGCTCAAGTATGATCTCACTCTATCCCTTTTCCCATTGTTTTTTATAATATTAGACACCTAAATTACCTTGATGCTTCACTTGGACACTACTACACAAAAGCCTAGAGCATAACATGGAAGTTTTTTTTACAAATATAGCCGTAACTGACCATCGACAACGTGTCACAGCTGAATCAGAGTAACATAGCTAGCTTTATTTAGAAAATCTACATATCTTTGCTGTTAGTTTAGTTTCTTGTTGTGGTGGGTGTTTGGACTGATCGTGAACATTTCTCTATAGGAAGAAACTGACGATGGACGAGGTTCATGATATCCATGGATTACGTTTgattgttgagaatgacgatgaTTGTTATAAAGCCCTGAAAGTTGTTCATCAGTTATGGCCTGAGGTGCCTgggaagctcaagaactacatTGATCATCCGAAGATTAATGGGTATGTTATACTGAACATATGAATAATTACGGTTCCAAAGTTCTCTTCCTTTTTTTgctttttcttttcattattttaGTTTTCATTACCGGTTTCAAATGATTACTCACTCAGGTTAGCTAACCCCAAATTACGGGTTAAGGCTATCTTGTTGTATCAACATTACCTCGATGCTGTCCATAATCCGTCTTGTAAtggtttttgttctttttttatttttaggtATCGTTCTCTTCACACAGTTGTGGTTGGTGAAGGAATGGTTCCACTTGAAGTTCAAATCCGCACCCATGAAATGCACCTTCAAGCGGAGTTTGGATTTGCAGCTCACTGGAGGTACAAGGAGGGTGAATGCAAGCACTCATCTTATGTACTCCAAATGGTCGAATGGGCTAGATGGGCCGTCAGTTGGCATTGTGAGAATATGAACAACGACCAGTCATCTGGTGTCTTTGCCGATTCAGTTAGGCGACTGTGTAAGTTCCCCACTCATTCTGAGGACTGTCCGTATTCATACAAGCCCCAAAGCAATCAAGACGGACCAGTATTCGTCATCTTGATAGATAATGATAAGGTTTGTCTTTTGCGTTCCCTCACTATTGCTTGTGCAGCTGTTAATAATCGAGTAACCAACTTTAGCGCATTTTCAGTGCGATAGCACTAACTAATCCATGGTTTTCACTTCAGATGTCTGTCCAAGAATTCCCGACAAACTCCACCATGATGGACCTTTTAGAGAGAACAGGCCACGGCAGCCCTCGCTGGACACCTTATGGCTTCCCTGTGAAGGAGGACTTGAGGCCTCGCCTCAACCACGAGCCTGTTAGTGACCCGACTTGCCGGCTCAAAATGGGTGATGTTATCGAACTAACTCCTGCCATTCCCGACAAGTCTCTTGTTGAGTACCGGGAAGAGATACAACGCATGTACAATCGGGGTCGTTCTGTCTCAATGTCAGGCAATGCTACCACACGCCCGAGGGTTGTTGGCTGGAGAAACTGACCGAGATTCAGGATGTGACTTGGTAGAAGCGTAAAACTGTGGATAAAATCGAATAACCCGATGCTTTTACTCTTGTACATAGATCATCTGTAGTTCTGTACAGAACATCAAATATTTATTTCGTTGTTTATAGTAATATTCTTGTCTAACAAAATATGACAAATTGCAGAAATGTAATTACTAGCAAAAAAAAGGTAAATAGTATTCCCGTAAATTGATATGTTTACTGCAATTTCCGTCTCATGTCTATAATCTAATCTGAATGTTCAATGTTCAAGCATTATGGCTGATCTTCCGATACTCATTATAGACTAAGGCGGAATGATCCTTTCAGATCTTTACGCTTCTTGTATTATAAAGTCGTTTAGTATTCTCGTGTCTACCATTACAGTTTTTATTATGGATCGTTTAGAAACATCGTCTTTGTGATTATATCACAAGGGCAAAATTTCATACATTAGATCCGCTTTGTGCGACAGACGGATCAAATTTTCGATTTCATAAATCTTCGATAACTCTTTACTAACTTGCATCACTAAATTTCTTAAAAGTTTACACATTATAAATTTATTCTGGTAAACAGATCAAATCTAGAATCTATAACATACAGCAAGTAGCTACATTCCGCAAGCCTGAAAGAACTAATAATGTTCAGTTCCAAAAGAAATGTTGAACTGAGGTTTCCCAAGAGAGCACCAGTATCAACATAACCAAAACACCGGCAAGTCCCCAAGAAGAGCCTCCAAACCGGACCACTGAGCTCGGGTCAGACGAAGTTAAAATCTCTTTTCTTTCTCCGGAAGATGACGAGGATGTTGTCTTAATTGCGATTATGAGTCCGGCTAACACCATAGGAAGAACAAATCCAGAGTTCCACCTTATGCATATATAGcatcattactccttgtgacatATAACGGCGATAATACAACTGCCAAAACTAAAGCTAACGCCATGGCCACCGGCCTTTGAGACGATATTTGGGTTGAGTACGCCTCGGTTGCCATCTCGATGGATCTTGAATTAAAAAACCCAACAAAGAGAATTTGATCAATGTAAGATTGAAGGAAGGTATGTTTGTGTAAGGGTGGTTTATATAGGGAAAGATTGGGTAAATGTAGATTAAGGAATCTAGTTGTAAAGTCCTGAATTTTGGGTGGCAAAAGATGTAAAGTGGCCGTCCATAAAGTTGGAAAAGGAGCATTTGAATTAGAGATGTTTTTAGAGTAAGGTATATTCTTGAATTCTTTCTTTATGAATCTTCACATTTCTTGGTTTCACACGTAATTTTCCTTCTTTATTACGAGTACAAAAAGTTATTTAAAAGCGTTACACAAGAGTCCCTTCGAGGTAAGTGTAACAGTAACTGTTTAAGGCTCGACACATTTGACCCTGGTATGATATCGAGTCACATGCGGGAGCCAACGAGCCATTGGAGTAATGTTATGCTATACCAACTATACCGTTCCAAACCAGAATGTTCAGTTTACAGTAGTACTGGGACACTGTGTTATGGACTCATGGATGGTATGAGAGACAACGACTGTATCGTTCCTGAAACCAGAATGTTCGCTCTGCAGTAGCAGTGGGAATATGCCAAGTATCGTATATATAATGTATGTCATTTACAGACTAAACATAAGACTATTTTTTACGGCCTTCACATATCACAAAATGTTTGCGTGTTAAAATGAAAATCAGTTCAGTTTCGAAAAATATTTCATGCACCCTCCATTTGCCTTTAGCAAGGCGCCGTTTGAACAATGAGCATATTAACTGAATGAGAGACTATCTATCATGCATTGTGCAGCGGAATGCAGCATTCTATCAGAAACTATATTGCAACCTGGGAATGTAATTGAGAAAAAACCATTCAACATAAATATGTATAGAACCAATACATGAACGTGGTCAGAAAAATCTCCATTATCCTGTATATGAATTAAGAGTCAATGTACTAGAAACAAGATATATGAATATTAACACGGTAAGAAGGCGGAAAAAGAATTCGAAGGACAAGAAAGTCTATCAAAGAATTACCCCATTTACAGAACTACTAATACATCAATTGCTCTCCTTCCAAATACTTGAGGTGAATCTCCCAAACCAATATCGAATGTCCAAGGAAGCCGATTGATGCCACCCCTCCACACCATTATCCAAGTACTTGTACGAGACGTCTCATCCATAAAACCAAGCTAATTAATTACTCATATAATTAAATGAGAAATATCAAATACAATGACGGTCTCATACAATAGTTACTGCCAGCCAAGATAATCACCATGGCCATCAATTCAATCCAATGCTCAACCGAACACGATACAACCAACCACATTTCTCATCCATTTGGGCTCAAATCGGGAAAAAGAATAGTAAACAATTTCCTAATCAAAGGTAGGCATAACAAGTTAATACAAACTAAATCCTCCCTTCATGATCAGTCACGCATCTTTAGAAGCTGCCTACTCTTGAAAGCCAAGAAACCGACCACCCCAATTTGTAAAATGATGGCAATGCCAGCAAATAACAATCCAATCGTTTGTCCCTTGTTGAGATTATGCTTTTTCCGCTGTGTTTCCCGATGATTAAGTTGAGAATTGGTAACCAACTCATTGGGGGACTTTGGAGGGGAATGTACCTTATATAAGTGGTATGGAGGAGGTGCTAAATGATTAGAATTTCCCGAAGGTGGTGGCGAATGATGAGGGGATGGGGGAGGAGGTACAAGAGGCGGTGGTAAAGGCAATGGCGAAAGCCGGGGAGGAGAATTAAGgggaggtggtggtgatgatgggGGTGGTAATGGTAGTGGTTGTGATGGCGGAAGCGATGACGGTTCATTCATTTGTTGCccattttgttgtttttgttgttgttgtggaggtggtggttgttgttgtgatTCAACATTGATAGCTAAAAAAGCCAACAAAATCACTAAACTCACAAACAACTCCAGTTTGAACGGTGGTTTTTCCTCCATTGTTATAAAGATTCAAACTTTCACCAAATCTCAAAGATTTCATACATCCAACAATAATTTCCAACCTAGATTTTCCCCCAAAATCCTTCAAATTTCACAAAATCAACAAACTGGGCACTTGGGATTTATCCTAAATCCCCTAGAAATCAAATCTTTCCGTAGGATAATTTTCCCAAAatggaaaccctaatttaacaTCAAATCCCAAAAATCAAACCAATTTCACAAAATCACCTCAAATCACAAAAATCCAACAATATGGGCACCTAAATTCAGCTACCAATTACACAATTCTTGATTCAAATCACCAAAATCCAACAAAAAATTCAAACTTTATAAATTCAAAAGGATGAAGATAAGTGTCTGGAAATTACCATTAATTGACTAAGCAACTTCATAATTGAGGGATTGGGGAAGAAAGAGGGAATCTTACTCTCCCGATTGAATTCCCCAAAACAAATGTTGGAAAATTGAGAAGggtaaaataacaatgaaattgCGTTAATTTTGGCCTTTTGGGGGAAATATGCGACTTTCTTGGACTTTCAGACAGACTAATAACAACCTGTCTCTTTGTGGAATAGAACTTGCAAGGAAATTGGGATACACCATACACCCTAAattcaatgttttttttttttgtaatttgtatgttttgatctTACGTTTGGGTTGCCTTTTGGGGCTTCTCACTTTAAGAGAGACGTGCACGTTAATCGCTTGAGTTATGGAGAAACTCGTGTGGTGTCACGACGTGTGGAAGGGGTCCGGTTAGCGCTCGGGCTCAATACCACGGTTGTATACCGATTACCTGTTTTACAGATTGCGAGCCGGCTGTTTGGTGGACGGTGGCGGTGCCGTCACCGGGTTGTTTGGTGCCCCTGGTGTATCTCCGATACCAGTGAGGTGGTTTTGGAGGCCGTGTTATTTATTATTGTGTTGCATtgcatattcatattcatattcacgTGTCATTTCATGAGTATTTGTATTATTGAAACTGACTTGTGTTGATTGCGTGTAAACCGTCGCCTACTTTAATTGGGGCggcctgtgatgaaccatatgatatttccggttATAAGGGGAGCGTTTTGAATACATGTTTGGATTTGGTAGCGCGCAGGATCACGGGCCGAGACACGGAGTTGGAATCGAGTTACTTAGTCGTATTGTAGTTGGTGTAGATGCAGTAGTGGTGATGTATAGAAAtcagttgtattattcatttattcattatgtaaTTCACTACACATGTTATTTATATAAAATGTTACTTAATTGTAGTTTCGATTCACTGTCTCGGGAAACCAACATGGTGACATCTCCATTACCTTGACCGGGTAAGAAGGGGTGTTACAGAATACAGAATCCCCCGTTCTGAAGTAATCAACTCACAAGATCAATCATGAATGGTTCGATTATGTAACCCCAAATCACAGGATGCGAGTCATACGGGGAAAAGGAAAGGACGAGGAAGAGAACGAAGATGGTAAATATAAGGATGAATAGCTATAGAGCGGAAGAGGAGTATTATGAAATAACGTGGAGGAAGAAGGGGGAGAAGGAGGTGGACGTCGGAGAGAAGGTAAGGAAGGAAAAAGGAGGACAAGAGAGAAAGAAAGGTAGGGGAAAGAGGAGGACTGGACGAGGAGGAGTAGTAAAGGGTGGGAGGAAAAAGGCGAGTAGTATGAGGAGTAAAGGGAGGAGGAATAGTAGTAATAAAAAAAATCGGATATTAACTTGCGCATAAAACGTCAACAATCAAGATATTTAAGTAATTTGGTTTAAACACGATTTAATCATCAATTGAGTACAACAACAAACGTTATAGGTTTAACGACAATCAACATGTAAAAGAAATACGCTAGCATGCGCATGAATCATCATTGATAAAAATATCTTGGAGGACTGTGCGCACATACAGTGCAACCAACTAGTATATACATTAAAAATTGGATATTACGTACTATTTATAAAATCGTAAATACGTGGTGGTAATTTATAAAATACGTAAATACGGGTTTATTtgtaatcttatctttattaattcaaaaGACAATACTCATTTCAGGATGCGCCACATCATTAatacaactttttttttaaattttttttttttgaaattcaggttatggtgggacccgttagtgtgcaaagtatttatttcttcaaaatccgtcaatacaaacatgcgacaaattccgtcttagaacaaatactatgaaataattttatacattccgaataaatgaaattaatggcatataagcggaatgaattacaaatcggaataaatgaaaccaATTACAAATTATTGatttacataatttaaaaaaaataataaaattccataattacgagaaggaattatatttaattacgggattgaattacatataatgcgataaattacatgcataattttttaaaactagatagtacttcctccattccacccatttctatacatttcacttttgcacataattttaggaaaattattattttatttataatgACAATTATACCCCTTATTTTATGACACCCACATCTTTAATTTCCAAACCTAACCCCAGAATACAACCCACTGTTCACCTAACCCACTAGCAACCACCACCACTTGTGGCCCAAACAGCCACACCATGTTCTACTCGACCCACCACCAACATTGCTGGTTTCCGGTGAACCGCCTTCCGTCGCACTCTCTTTCCCTTTCTTCCACGCACCATACACCACAAATTATTCTCCACCGCACAAAATTAGTCAGCC is a genomic window containing:
- the LOC141633601 gene encoding putative GTP diphosphokinase RSH2, chloroplastic, producing MAVSTIAMYASPPTSSIHDFEIPSTSVSTTSTSSSRIIGGLTRLLSSSTATGSTAVCGGGGGVDDGGSLGSSFRYGGCSPLKRDYLQSSPVSVLTGPVSGSVSRSFDDGGIGLGFRVDEVEFNLGDDHGDVVEELLSGAQIRNKIFCDDFVVKAFYQAELAHRGQLRASGHLYLQHCVETAMLLASIGANSTVVAAGLLHDSIDDSFLTYDYILAMFGQAVADLVQGVSKLSNVSKLARDNGTAYKIIEADRMHTMFLAMADARAVLIKLADRLHNMMTLEALPVHKQYRFAKETLEIFAPLANRLGISTWKEQLENLCFKHLFPNKHNEMSSKLDKSFDQAVIESATEKLDQALKKEDIFCQELSGRHKSLYSIYRKMLKKKLTMDEVHDIHGLRLIVENDDDCYKALKVVHQLWPEVPGKLKNYIDHPKINGYRSLHTVVVGEGMVPLEVQIRTHEMHLQAEFGFAAHWRYKEGECKHSSYVLQMVEWARWAVSWHCENMNNDQSSGVFADSVRRLCKFPTHSEDCPYSYKPQSNQDGPVFVILIDNDKMSVQEFPTNSTMMDLLERTGHGSPRWTPYGFPVKEDLRPRLNHEPVSDPTCRLKMGDVIELTPAIPDKSLVEYREEIQRMYNRGRSVSMSGNATTRPRVVGWRN